One genomic window of Arachis stenosperma cultivar V10309 chromosome 10, arast.V10309.gnm1.PFL2, whole genome shotgun sequence includes the following:
- the LOC130955502 gene encoding MACPF domain-containing protein CAD1-like, with product MMMEDPSVSLRSSDSLAATLANSIQAIGRGFDVTSDIRLLYCKGAPGSRLVHLDEGNTRDLAVSHGVLVPNVSVDIDCSYGNGKGDINKTPVCSFHEMAKYFNEKSGVKGQIPLGSFNSMFNFTGSWTVDAAATKSLAMIGYFIPLVEVKLTKLSLDLNDQVKRAVPYSWDPASLASFIENYGTHIVTSATVGGRDVVYIRQHHSSSLSASDIENYLNDIGNDRFLDVKNTSGSGPLKYKEKDVTVIFRRRGGDDLEQSHTKWVETVKSAPDIINMTFTPIVSLLEGVPGVKHLSRAIDLYLEYKPPIEDLQYFLDFQITRAWAPEQNNLQRKEPVCPTLHFSLMGPKLYVSPDQVTVGRKPVTGLRLSLEGTKLNRLAIHLQHLVSLPKNLQPHWDTHMAIGAPKWHGPEEQDSRWFEPIKWKNFSHVSTAPIEYTETSIGDLSGVHIVTGAQLGVWDFGAKNVLHLKLLFSKVPGCTIRRSVWDHNPSTPAAQRSDGASSSVTKKASEDKKEDSSIHIGKLAKIVDMTEMSKGPQDIPGHWLVTGAKLGVDKGKIVLRIKYSLLNY from the exons GAGCTCTGATTCACTAGCAGCCACACTTGCAAATTCAATCCAAGCTATAGGTCGTGGCTTTGATGTAACATCTGATATTAGGCTTCTATACTGCAAAGGGGCACCAGGGTCGAGGCTTGTTCATCTTGATGAGGGGAATACAAGGGATCTTGCTGTTTCCCATGGTGTTCTTGTTCCCAATGTTTCTGTGGACATTGATTGCTCCTATGGGAATGGCAAGGGTGATATAAACAAGACCCCTGTGTGTAGCTTCCATGAG ATGGCGAAATATTTCAATGAGAAATCAGGTGTTAAAGGACAAATTCCACTTGGAAGTTTTAATTCCATGTTCAATTTTACTGGCTCCTGGACGGTTGATGCTGCAGCCACCAAATCCCTTGCTATGATTGGATATTTCATTCCACTGGTTGAAGTTAAATTAACCAAACTAAGTTTGGATTTGAATGATCAAGTCAAACGCGCTGTTCCTTACTCTTGGGATCCTGCTTCCTTGGCAAG TTTTATTGAGAATTATGGTACCCACATTGTTACATCTGCAACAGTTGGCGGAAGAGACGTAGTGTATATCAGGCAGCACCATTCATCTAGTTTGTCTGCCTCAGACATTGAGAACTACTTAAATGACATTGGAAATGATAGGTTTCTTGATGTCAAAAACACATCTGGTTCTGGTCCTTTAAAGTACAAGGAGAAG GATGTTACTGTGATTTTTAGGAGGAGAGGAGGTGATGATCTTGAGCAAAGTCACACTAAATGGGTGGAGACTGTTAAATCGGCACCCGATATCATTAACATGACATTTACTCCAATTGTTTCCCTTCTTGAAGGAGTGCCCGGTGTAAAGCATTTGAGCCGTGCTATTGATCTATATCTTGAGT ACAAACCACCCATTGAAGATCTACAGTATTTCTTGGATTTCCAAATTACTCGCGCTTGGGCACCGGAGCAGAACAATCTACAAAGAAAGGAGCCCGTCTGTCCGACCCTCCATTTCAGCTTGATGGGACCAAAGCTTTATGTCAGTCCAGATCAG GTAACTGTTGGACGAAAACCTGTCACTGGGCTAAGACTTAGCTTAGAAGGCACCAAACTGAATCGTCTCGCGATTCATTTGCAGCATTTAGTCTCGCTCCCGAAAAACCTTCAACCTCACTGGGACACACACATGGCCATAGGTGCTCCCAAGTGGCATGGTCCTGAAGAGCAGGACAGCCGGTGGTTTGAGCCAATTAAATGGAAGAACTTCTCCCACGTAAGCACCGCTCCAATCGAGTACACTGAGACTAGCATTGGCGACCTCTCTGGTGTCCACATTGTCACAGGAGCACAGCTTGGTGTTTGGGACTTTGGTGCCAAAAATGTTTTGCACCTCAAGCTCCTCTTCTCCAAGGTTCCAGGATGCACGATACGGCGATCTGTATGGGATCATAACCCCTCTACTCCTGCAGCACAAAGATCCGATGGCGCATCATCATCAGTAACAAAGAAAGCCTCTGAAGATAAGAAGGAAGATAGTTCAATTCACATTGGAAAATTAGCCAAAATTGTGGACATGACAGAAATGTCAAAAGGGCCCCAAGATATTCCTGGTCATTGGTTAGTTACTGGTGCTAAGCTTGGAGTTGACAAAGGAAAAATTGTACTGAGGATAAAGTACTCTTTGCTAAACTACTGA